One genomic window of Entelurus aequoreus isolate RoL-2023_Sb linkage group LG07, RoL_Eaeq_v1.1, whole genome shotgun sequence includes the following:
- the LOC133653976 gene encoding opioid growth factor receptor-like produces MCHVCKMKHPTVLHIPSEKGPRQANQAKFIAETEETPISSTLVSAGDATGAGKDCAPAIMPVRVKTAIMEDDCVCAYDSTWDTESDGEDQAADGQHRRSSRDKNKSGWTSESWHHTPRNMRAAKDMQNYRRGYPNLADEECSEDKMKNLPFYLNKFPSSPDNVYIESFLKEWKNDYKELESVHSYIQWLFPLREPGVNYMASELTKKEIEAFKSNEDAKKRLVESYELMLGFYGIRLVNKETGEVTRADNWKERFRNLEQNMHNNMRITRILKSLGELGFEHYQAPLVRFFLEETLVKKNLTSVKHSVLDYFLFAILDKQQRQELVRYAYLHFEPKDTFVWCPRKIQRQFKKFRKKEKHWHSSSSSSTKDHYEDKEKSRTPPRTRPWTMEQGNI; encoded by the coding sequence ATGTGTCATGTTTGCAAAATGAAACATCCTACTGTACTTCATATTCCAAGTGAAAAAGGCCCAAGACAGGCAAATCAAGCAAAGTTCATTGCTGAGACAGAAGAAACCCCTATAAGCAGTACTCTTGTTTCAGCCGGTGATGCAACCGGGGCCGGGAAAGACTGTGCACCTGCAATCATGCCAGTCAGAGTTAAGACGGCAATCATGGAGGACGACTGTGTGTGTGCTTACGACTCGACCTGGGACACAGAGAGTGATGGAGAGGACCAGGCCGCAGATGGTCAACATCGTCGATCTAGTCGAGACAAAAATAAATCTGGTTGGACTTCAGAATCGTGGCATCACACGCCCAGAAACATGAGGGCAGCAAAGGACATGCAGAACTACAGAAGAGGATACCCTAATCTTGCAGATGAAGAGTGCTCAGAGGACAAAATGAAGAATTTGCCGTTTTACCTCAATAAATTCCCCTCTTCACCTGATAATGTCTACATTGAATCGTTCCTCAAAGAATGGAAGAATGACTACAAAGAGCTGGAGAGTGTTCACTCATACATTCAGTGGCTGTTTCCACTCCGAGAACCAGGGGTAAACTACATGGCTTCTGAACTCACCAAGAAGGAAATTGAGGCCTTTAAGAGTAATGAGGATGCAAAAAAGAGGCTAGTGGAGTCCTATGAACTCATGTTGGGCTTCTACGGTATCCGCCTGGTTAACAAAGAGACGGGTGAAGTGACACGAGCAGACAACTGGAAAGAGCGCTTCAGGAACCTTGAGCAGAACATGCACAACAACATGCGCATCACTCGCATCTTAAAGAGTCTGGGCGAGCTAGGATTTGAGCACTATCAGGCACCGCTCGTTCGCTTCTTCCTCGAGGAGACTCTGGTCAAGAAAAACCTCACCAGTGTTAAACACAGCGTACttgactacttcctgtttgcGATTCTGGATAAACAACAACGCCAGGAGTTGGTGCGCTACGCCTACCTTCACTTTGAACCAAAGGATACATTTGTGTGGTGTCCCAGGAAGATTCAGAGGCAGTTTAAGAAGTTCAGGAAGAAAGAAAAACATTGgcattcctcctcttcttcttccacaAAAGACCATTACGAAGATAAAGAAAAATCACGGACTCCACCAAGgacaagaccatggaccatggaacaaggaaacatataa